A region of the Acipenser ruthenus chromosome 40, fAciRut3.2 maternal haplotype, whole genome shotgun sequence genome:
CAACAGGGATTGGTTAgagtttagactagtgctcattggTAATGTGCAGAGTAATGGCAGGGCTGTCACTTAGCTCTGTATCTGATGGTTCGTGAATGGAAGTAAATAAACAAGTTAGTTTGTATATTCATATGCACACAAACATAAGCACATCTGCCTGCGATGTGCCAGCTGTCTATACAGACCACTTTTAAGAATGCCTTGAGTGGACTGAGTGCAATTAAACGACAAGCCTTGTCACTGACTGGCTTGTTCTGCTGTTTCAGGGAGCTGGGATTGAGGACCAAGGAGCTGAAGCTGAGTCTTGTGGAGAGAACCAGTCAAGGAGAACGTATGTCATTTCACTCCTTCACACAAACACTAGTTTGTTTTACTGAACTGCAGGGTAAGGATCCCACTCTAAAACAGTCCTTTGGCTGAGTTGGACCAGCAAGCTATACTGTGTAAATGTATACTGCATGAATGCATGGGTTGCAATTACTTATCCTgtttaataatgaataaataaagacgTACACATACCTACTGTCAAATGCACATAAACACACAAGCAATGTCATTGAAGCACTTTCCCGAGCCAGATGTCTATCTGTTTGGAAGCTGACTGTCCTGGTTTGACTGCAGTGTCTATCTATGCCTCTCTCCTGGTCTGAGCCCTGGTTTGACTGCAGTGTCTCTCTGGGTCTCTCCTGGTCTGAGTCCTGGTTTGACTGCAGTGTCTCTCTGGGTCTCTCCTGGTCTGAGCCCTGGTTTGactgcagtgtctctctgtgcttctctCCTGGTCTGAGTCCTGGTTTGactgcagtgtctctctgtgcttctctCCTGGTCTGAGTCCTGGTTTGACTGCAGTGTCTCTCTGGGTCTCTCCTGGTCTGAGCCCTGGTTTGactgcagtgtctctctgtgcttctctCTCTGTAGAGCCCCTGCCTGGCCAGGCTACTATCCCTCTGGACCCCCCCAGGGGCCTCCCCCTCGGCCGGCAGGTCTTGTCTCTGTGTCCTGCAGCAGGAAGAGGGGTATCTGCCGGGACTGTCTCCCTGGAGGTACGTGTGGAGGTCACCAGCAATCCTGCTGGAAATGCATTtggatttaaaggagtgctaaccaagactTCAAAATCGAATCCTTTACCTCTTTGTGATAAAGTGAATAAGATCTGCTAGTATTTTGTCGTTCTAAATATTGGACAGTGTTATTGCTGAAGATCCCAGTGCTGAACATGTATTCCTGTTAACCCACCTTGCTGACCAATTGATAAAATTGAATTTTGTTCTGGACTGAGCTTGTTTTCGCCAGTGGTCAGATGGGCCACATTGTTATGATTAGAAACTTGATTGTTTAGCGCTCCtctcctgtctgcctgtctgtctgttagCTGGGGTACCTGGAGCCTGCAGACCCCCACGAGACTCATCCCCCAGGCTCAGCGTTGACCTCCCTCACCCCCACCAAGAAGGTAGAGAGGGACCGAACTGTCATGCCGGACGGCACCATCGTTACCACTGTGACCACCATCCAGTCCCGCCCCAAGGTGGACCGCAAACTCGGTAAGACCAGAACACAGAGGTGTAGCTTTCCAGAGTCCAGACTCCAGATTAATATAGTCAGGGCATCGGCTACAGATAATGCGCAGAAAACACTTTATTtagagagtgttttttttttattatttaaacaggtgtttttattaaataaatacaatttgagtATTCCAGAATACTTTCTCGGTCCGTTTCGGCACttatttttcattacaaaaaacaatgaataaaaaGTATAGAGACCGCTGGAAATGTTTTTCGGACCCCTGATGTTGAAGTTCGTTTTCTACAGCAGCTGTCCCCATCCATTTCATTACGAGTTCAGATTACAGATCACATTCCAAAGAGTACAGACTACCCGGGTTCGGATTAGAGAGCCAGTTGTAATTGTTCCTAGACACTGAACTTCAAGTAAAAGCGCTTCTTAAACACAGCAAGAGTTCAGCGAGTTGTTCCCGCAGACCTCATCTCGCCAGCAGCGCCTCGACTGCTCCTCCTGTGCTGTTTTCTTGCAGACTCACCCTCACACTCACCCTCCAAGGTGGAGGTGACAGAGCGGAGGCCCACGCTGAAACCAGGGGACTACCAGGACGGGGTCACCCCCACCACCAGCAGTGAGTCACCAGCAACACCAGTACCAACGCACTTTAGTGGGAGAGGGGGGCGTCCTTCAAAAACACACAAGTTTACGTTTTCTTCTCCCGTCAGTAAATAAGAGCCAAAACGCAGCATTCTGGTTTGTTAGTTGTTTCAAAATGAGAATAATTGAAGACACTTAAAGACTTTCattcttttattatttcttaatagaTACAGATAAGTCACCGCTCCAGGTGTGAAAGTAGCTGTTGCCACTAAAGACAACTGAATGATACGGACCTTTGATGTTCCTCAGAGTCGTGCATTATTGTCATTAAACAGTGTGCAGATGATCTGAAATCCTGCATTTtgatacaaacaaatacatacatacaaatacatactgtatcaaGATAGATGTGACATGCAGTTTAgttgtgttttgctttatttaataTTTCGTAGCATTGTAGGTATTGTAATGCGTAGTAAAATCATTGGGAAACGCATGGTAAACCTGCAgacaatactgtgcaaaaatagtGTGTCAGCTTTCACCTCTGGGAGCCGATTCAAACCAGGCATTCCCAAACAAGTGAAACAAGTAATCGTTTCTAAGGGAAGGCAGCTGTGCGCCCGGCCTTGGCGTTGGTGACAGCTCTGGGTGTTTGTGACCTACAGCAGAGAGTCAGCTCTCGAATGGGCTGGACCCGGTGGCAGAGACGGCGATCCGACAGCTCACCGAGTCGGCGAGCAAGGCAGCGAAGAAGACCCCCACCAAGAGGAGCACCCTCATCATCTCAGGGGTCTCCAAGGTGAGTGTGCTGTGAGCTTACAAGCATGGACTTCActagctgttcagtgtgtgaaTGCAGAACACATTAACCAAGTGTGGATCACCATAAACGCCTTATTCacattcactgttttcaatatgttGCCTTTTCCTGATGTGCAAGTCAGCTAGCAGAATAAACAGAGAACACTGCATGCATGTACAGAtgaaaacagtgtttatttatgcatatgcacagagatacacagacgCCGATTCTGATGCGTTGATTTTGTATCATGGGGTGCAGGTGCCGATAGCGGAGGACGACACGTCTGTCTCAATTGGCTACGCTGCAGCGATGGACGCTGCCCTGCAGGGGGAGCCCTGTGGAGCCTCCGGTCCCACCAGCCACGCAGAGCCGCCACGCCCCACCGGCTCCCAGGGTGCACTGCAGCAGGACACGGACGAGACCACGCAGTCCGACATCTCGGAGAGGCCCTCCGTGGACGACGTGGAGTCTGAGACGGGCTCGACTGGGGCGCTTGAGACACGCAGCCTCAAGGACCACAAAGGTAGGGACCCTCCTGATACAGCAGGGCAGAGAGGCTGTGATGGGCAATGTGCAAACTCCGCTACCAGACTGATGCCATGTTTCGGGGGTCTGAATGGGTGAACTGAGCGCTGTACTGTTGGTGTCGCGCATCAGTGTGTGATGGTAATTGATCTGGTTATATAAGTATAGACTGCACCGTGGTTTTACTCctaagaaaccaagtcaagtagacaagcgttttggctagtgccttacTCGGCACACCAAAAATAACTTGGGTGTATACACAGGAGTCCTTAAATTAACTTGATCTCTatttctccctcttcctctccctccccctctctcacactctttcctctctgtctcactctctctccctatcCCCATTCCCCCTCTCACATACTctccctctctgctctctcctgctCCAGTCGGGTTCCTGCGCAGCGGAACAAAGCTCCTGTTCCGTCGCCGCCATCGCCAGAAGGACCCGGGATGCAGCCAATCACACGAGGACGTCTCCAACGTTGCAAACGGCTCGGCTGTGCGCAAGAAATCTGGGAGTTTCTCTAGACGCCTCATCAAGCGCTTCTCCTTCCGCTCCAAATCCAAGGGCAAGGCCAGCGCGAACGGAGGAGCGGAGGGGAGTGAgaactgaggaggaggaggagagagtacggggagcaggggagcaggggagcaggggagccagggagtcagggagtcagggagcAGGGGAGCCGGGCAGGGCAATGCAAGAACCaggcatgtgtttaaaaaaacaaactgttgtaGTTTTAACTGCAGTGAAAGGGCATTCGTAATTTCAAAACGCTTAATTGGAAAACTATAAAACAATCAGAATTGTAAGGTAAAATTATAAGTCA
Encoded here:
- the LOC117966506 gene encoding phospholipid transfer protein C2CD2L-like isoform X1; translation: MAGLVLKDFSWLFLVALFFASLLTVLTWLVQYSIGIVRRRGRKEPNTCGSAAGPGTFPSHQQTLGVWGSLLKLGFGREGGGRGGGGAAGGEPEAGVKGLLSSLFAFKSFRESWQRTWVRALNEQACRNGSSIQITFEDNPQLPASASISHVTCTDQSKNTMVLQCHFTADMVTFPVTVTQQSPAAVSMDTYQVAMEPLEAQLEICLEELQEGLLVSWTFSERPLLGLTVTPRLLQRAGSDEKVDVGTIRELVEDTLVSTQPAMIINLQSSESSSVVPGERLVRGLPSPSRGGVPGHRLQVRQLKASNISTTKKGGRGELCCVLELDNPSQIKRTQFLPAPRNPSSELDWREEILLELGLRTKELKLSLVERTSQGEQPLPGQATIPLDPPRGLPLGRQVLSLCPAAGRGVSAGTVSLELGYLEPADPHETHPPGSALTSLTPTKKVERDRTVMPDGTIVTTVTTIQSRPKVDRKLDSPSHSPSKVEVTERRPTLKPGDYQDGVTPTTSTESQLSNGLDPVAETAIRQLTESASKAAKKTPTKRSTLIISGVSKVPIAEDDTSVSIGYAAAMDAALQGEPCGASGPTSHAEPPRPTGSQGALQQDTDETTQSDISERPSVDDVESETGSTGALETRSLKDHKVGFLRSGTKLLFRRRHRQKDPGCSQSHEDVSNVANGSAVRKKSGSFSRRLIKRFSFRSKSKGKASANGGAEGSEN